One region of Candidatus Binatia bacterium genomic DNA includes:
- a CDS encoding DUF488 family protein produces the protein MAIGIVRLGEPRQAGEGPRIGTVRRPPRGVPKSDFAKRDFYDVWLPELAPSDALVKLAHAAGDARGWANFAKRYRAEMQRPPASHLLDLLTALSGTTDFAVGCYCADEARCHRSVLRALLKERGASVR, from the coding sequence ATGGCAATCGGGATCGTTCGCCTCGGGGAGCCCCGCCAGGCGGGGGAAGGTCCGCGGATCGGCACGGTGCGGCGCCCACCCCGTGGCGTCCCGAAGTCGGATTTCGCCAAACGCGATTTCTACGACGTGTGGCTGCCGGAGCTGGCGCCGAGCGACGCGCTGGTAAAGTTGGCGCACGCGGCCGGTGACGCCCGCGGGTGGGCGAACTTCGCCAAACGCTATCGGGCCGAGATGCAACGGCCGCCGGCCAGTCACCTGCTCGACCTGCTTACGGCTCTATCCGGCACGACGGACTTCGCGGTCGGATGTTACTGCGCCGACGAGGCGCGCTGTCACCGCTCGGTGCTTCGCGCCCTGCTGAAGGAGCGCGGCGCGTCGGTTCGGTAA
- a CDS encoding saccharopine dehydrogenase NADP-binding domain-containing protein — MKVVALGGAGAMGRVAARTAAGFDFVDEIVVADRDRAGAERVAADCGARARAARVDVTDAAALAALLAPADAVLNTVGPFFRFAVPILRAAVATRTHYLDINDDWEPTLDMLAMSDEAARAGITAIVGMGASPGVSNLLAVKAARRLDTVDTLITGWGIEDADLERTDHGHGEPTVPTAAVVHWMHQCSGTIRILRAGQLVDVAPVQEIAIDFPQLGTGPAWTVGHPEAVTLPRTFTALRDCVNVMALPRWLAGIVQVFQGEIDAGRLTADEAAAQIMAAPGLPAEAALPADGGVRLPPLFAYARGQRNGKPATVGVTVLGMPPGGMAGATGIPLAVGLKLFAGGSGAARHGVFAPEACVEPDPFFAALAPYCDPPFDGGTEMVAVRE; from the coding sequence ATGAAAGTCGTGGCACTTGGAGGCGCCGGCGCGATGGGACGCGTGGCGGCACGGACCGCGGCGGGGTTTGACTTCGTCGACGAGATCGTCGTCGCCGACCGCGACCGGGCGGGGGCGGAACGCGTAGCCGCCGACTGCGGCGCCAGAGCGCGCGCGGCCCGGGTCGACGTCACCGACGCCGCGGCGCTCGCGGCTTTGCTGGCGCCGGCCGACGCGGTACTCAACACTGTCGGTCCGTTCTTCCGCTTCGCCGTGCCCATCCTGCGCGCGGCCGTCGCAACCCGTACCCACTATCTCGACATCAACGACGATTGGGAGCCTACACTCGACATGCTGGCCATGAGCGACGAAGCGGCCCGGGCAGGGATCACCGCCATCGTCGGCATGGGCGCCAGCCCAGGCGTCTCGAATCTTCTTGCCGTCAAGGCCGCCCGGCGCCTCGACACGGTCGATACCCTGATCACCGGCTGGGGCATCGAAGACGCCGATCTGGAGCGCACCGATCACGGCCACGGCGAGCCCACGGTACCGACGGCCGCGGTCGTACACTGGATGCACCAGTGCTCGGGAACCATCCGCATCCTGCGCGCCGGACAACTGGTCGACGTCGCTCCGGTGCAAGAAATAGCCATCGACTTCCCACAGCTCGGCACCGGCCCGGCATGGACCGTCGGCCATCCCGAGGCCGTGACTTTGCCGCGAACTTTCACGGCTCTGCGCGACTGCGTGAACGTGATGGCGCTGCCCCGCTGGCTGGCTGGCATCGTGCAAGTGTTCCAGGGAGAGATCGATGCCGGTCGATTGACCGCCGACGAAGCGGCCGCGCAGATAATGGCGGCGCCGGGGTTGCCGGCGGAAGCCGCCCTGCCCGCGGACGGCGGCGTGCGGTTGCCGCCACTGTTCGCCTACGCGCGCGGGCAGCGCAACGGTAAGCCGGCCACCGTCGGCGTCACCGTGCTCGGCATGCCACCGGGTGGCATGGCCGGAGCAACCGGGATACCGCTGGCCGTGGGACTCAAGCTGTTTGCCGGCGGCAGCGGCGCGGCCCGGCATGGTGTGTTTGCGCCCGAGGCGTGTGTCGAACCCGACCCGTTCTTCGCCGCTCTGGCGCCGTATTGCGACCCCCCGTTTGACGGCGGCACGGAAATGGTTGCGGTGCGGGAGTGA
- a CDS encoding phosphoketolase family protein: MDAKLSAYGPARSTIAGTPLSADELGRMHAYWRACCHLILGMIYLRENPLLREPLRIEHVKTRLLGHWGSSPGQSFVWIHLNRLIKRHDLEMIYVSGPGHGAPGVLAPTYLEGTYSQIYPEKSEDIDGMRRFFKEFSFPGGIGSHCTPELPGSIHEGGELGYALSHAYGSAFDSPNQITVAVVGDGESETGPLATSWHSNKFLNPIVDGAVLPILHLNGYKINNPAILARIGHDDLERLFFGYGYQPYFVEGSDHESMHQALAATLDHCLEEIRSIQSEARRTGVFKLPRWPMIVLRTPKGWTAPAEVDGRKLEGSWRAHQVPFSGLATNPEHLKLLEQWLHSYKLDELYDESGRLKPELRELAPTGFRRMSANPVTYGGIHSRDLNVPDFRAYGIPVPKPGTGEAENTRPLGQFLRDIMKNNMTNFRVFGPDETTSNKLDAIYAASKKTWLAASFPEDADGGELAADGRVMEMLSEHTLEGWLEGYILTGRHGFLSTYEAFVHVIDSMVGQHAKWLEKCNGLEWRRRIPSLNLLITSTVWRQDHNGFTHQDPGFLDIVANKGSSVVRIYLPPDVNSLLSVADHCLRSRQYVNVIVCDKQLHLQYMDLDAAVRHCTKGIGIWDWASTDEGVEPDVVLATAGDIPTQEALAASVMLREAFPDLKIRFINVVDLFRLQPASEHPHGLSDRDFDSLFTTSAPIIFNFHGYPWLIHRLTYRRANHENLHVRGYKEKGNINTPLELAIVNNIDRFTIAIDVIDRVPRLHAVGAHAKERFRDEQLDCVHYAHEHGTDRPDAAAWRWPY; this comes from the coding sequence ATGGATGCGAAACTCAGTGCATACGGACCGGCGCGGTCGACGATCGCCGGCACGCCGCTGAGCGCCGATGAGCTTGGCCGCATGCACGCCTACTGGCGCGCCTGCTGCCACCTCATCCTCGGCATGATCTATCTCAGGGAAAACCCGCTGCTGCGCGAACCCCTGCGGATCGAGCACGTCAAGACCCGCCTCCTCGGCCACTGGGGATCGAGCCCGGGGCAGTCGTTCGTCTGGATCCACCTCAATCGCCTCATCAAACGGCACGATCTCGAGATGATCTACGTGTCCGGGCCGGGGCATGGCGCCCCGGGCGTGCTGGCGCCGACCTATCTCGAAGGTACCTACTCCCAAATCTATCCGGAGAAGAGCGAGGACATCGACGGCATGCGGCGCTTCTTCAAGGAGTTCTCGTTTCCCGGCGGAATCGGGAGCCACTGCACGCCCGAACTGCCCGGCTCGATCCACGAAGGCGGCGAGCTCGGTTACGCGCTATCGCACGCCTACGGGTCCGCCTTCGATAGCCCGAATCAAATCACGGTCGCCGTCGTCGGCGACGGCGAGTCGGAAACCGGACCCCTGGCCACCTCGTGGCACTCGAACAAGTTCCTCAATCCGATCGTCGACGGAGCGGTCCTGCCGATCCTTCACCTCAACGGCTACAAGATCAACAATCCCGCCATTCTGGCGCGCATCGGTCACGACGATCTCGAGCGCCTCTTCTTCGGCTACGGCTATCAGCCTTATTTCGTCGAAGGGTCCGATCACGAGAGCATGCATCAAGCGCTCGCGGCCACCCTCGATCACTGCCTCGAAGAGATCAGGTCGATTCAGAGCGAGGCCCGGCGCACCGGCGTGTTCAAGCTGCCGCGGTGGCCGATGATCGTCTTGCGCACGCCGAAAGGTTGGACGGCGCCGGCGGAGGTGGACGGACGCAAGCTTGAAGGTTCCTGGCGCGCTCATCAGGTGCCGTTCAGCGGTCTGGCCACCAACCCGGAGCACCTCAAACTGCTCGAGCAGTGGCTGCACAGCTACAAGCTCGACGAACTCTACGACGAGTCCGGACGCCTCAAGCCGGAGCTCCGGGAGTTGGCTCCCACCGGCTTCCGCCGCATGAGCGCCAATCCGGTCACCTACGGCGGTATTCACTCGCGCGATCTCAACGTGCCCGACTTCCGTGCCTACGGCATTCCCGTTCCCAAACCCGGCACGGGCGAGGCGGAGAACACCCGGCCGCTCGGTCAGTTCCTGCGCGACATCATGAAGAACAACATGACGAATTTTCGTGTCTTCGGCCCCGACGAGACGACTTCGAACAAGCTCGACGCGATCTATGCCGCCAGCAAGAAGACCTGGCTTGCCGCCTCCTTTCCGGAAGACGCCGACGGCGGGGAGCTGGCCGCCGATGGCCGGGTCATGGAAATGCTCAGCGAACACACCCTCGAGGGCTGGTTGGAAGGCTACATCCTCACGGGCCGGCACGGCTTCCTGTCGACCTACGAGGCGTTCGTTCACGTCATCGACTCGATGGTCGGCCAGCACGCCAAGTGGCTGGAGAAGTGCAACGGCCTCGAGTGGCGACGGCGCATCCCGTCGCTCAACCTGCTGATTACCTCGACCGTTTGGCGGCAGGACCACAACGGCTTTACCCATCAGGACCCGGGCTTCCTCGATATCGTCGCCAACAAGGGCTCGTCGGTGGTGCGCATCTACCTGCCGCCCGACGTGAACTCGCTGCTTTCGGTTGCCGACCACTGCCTGCGCAGCCGCCAGTACGTCAACGTCATCGTCTGCGACAAGCAGCTCCACCTGCAATACATGGATTTGGACGCCGCCGTGCGTCACTGTACGAAGGGCATCGGCATCTGGGACTGGGCCAGCACCGACGAAGGGGTCGAGCCGGACGTGGTCCTCGCCACCGCCGGGGATATCCCTACGCAGGAGGCACTGGCCGCGAGCGTCATGCTGCGCGAAGCGTTTCCCGATCTGAAGATTCGCTTCATAAACGTCGTCGACCTGTTCAGGCTGCAGCCGGCGAGCGAGCACCCGCACGGCCTCTCGGACCGCGACTTCGACAGTCTGTTCACGACCAGCGCGCCGATCATCTTCAACTTCCACGGTTATCCGTGGCTCATCCACCGCCTGACCTATCGGCGCGCGAACCACGAGAACCTTCACGTCCGCGGTTACAAGGAAAAGGGGAACATCAACACGCCGCTCGAACTGGCGATCGTCAACAACATCGATCGCTTCACGATTGCCATCGACGTGATCGATCGCGTCCCGCGCCTGCACGCCGTCGGCGCGCACGCCAAGGAACGCTTCCGCGACGAACAACTGGATTGCGTACACTACGCCCACGAGCACGGCACTGACCGCCCGGACGCGGCGGCCTGGCGCTGGCCTTACTGA
- a CDS encoding phosphoadenylyl-sulfate reductase gives MTTVTPDAIADQISDPVPTLDRLLSLDRTEQALALSGANRALARMSAEERVRWAFAHLEPQFILSSSFGIQAAVMLHLVTRVQPDTPIVLTDTGYLFPETYRFIDELTERLKLNLKVYRAATSPAWQEARFGRLWEQGVEGIDRYNQINKVEPLARALRELKARTWFSGLRREQAGSRAALPVLAVQRGCFKFLPVVDWTNRDVHHYLKRFDLPYHPLWEEGYVSVGDVHTTKKWEPGMSEEETRFFGLKRECGLHEDEGEEGGSGI, from the coding sequence ATGACCACGGTCACGCCCGACGCCATTGCCGACCAGATTTCCGACCCGGTACCGACCCTCGACCGGCTCCTGTCCTTGGACCGTACCGAGCAGGCGCTGGCTCTGAGCGGCGCCAACCGCGCCCTCGCCCGAATGTCGGCCGAAGAGCGTGTCCGCTGGGCGTTTGCCCACCTCGAACCGCAGTTCATCCTGTCCTCTAGCTTCGGGATTCAGGCGGCGGTCATGCTGCATCTCGTCACCCGCGTGCAACCCGACACGCCGATCGTGCTCACTGACACCGGCTATTTATTCCCGGAAACCTATCGCTTCATCGACGAATTGACCGAGCGCCTGAAGCTCAATCTGAAAGTCTACCGCGCCGCGACGAGTCCGGCATGGCAAGAAGCGCGTTTCGGCCGCCTTTGGGAGCAAGGAGTCGAGGGCATCGACCGCTACAACCAGATCAACAAGGTCGAACCGCTGGCGCGAGCGTTGCGCGAATTGAAGGCCCGCACCTGGTTTTCGGGCCTGCGGCGAGAGCAGGCGGGCTCGCGCGCCGCTTTACCGGTGCTCGCGGTCCAACGCGGCTGCTTCAAGTTCCTGCCGGTGGTCGACTGGACCAACCGCGACGTGCATCACTACTTGAAGCGCTTCGACCTCCCTTATCACCCGCTCTGGGAGGAGGGGTACGTCTCGGTCGGCGACGTGCACACCACTAAGAAGTGGGAGCCCGGGATGAGCGAGGAGGAAACGCGCTTTTTCGGGCTCAAGCGCGAGTGCGGCCTGCACGAAGACGAGGGCGAGGAAGGCGGCAGCGGGATCTGA
- a CDS encoding TetR/AcrR family transcriptional regulator has protein sequence MDATAQPTREVILDTAEQLFAARGVDSVTMRDLAHHLDLTAPSLYNHFAGKQALYDAVLERGLRPLIDILVDAWAPGALEPERMRATLDRVLSHLAQHPHLGRLLQRALLGESGGLHPLLARRVGPVYREGLAVINASAADAGWSPEDLPYLAFGLFGLMFSYFVNTAALREIAATGDDPLAPQALAGQRRFLEKAVYRLLGPQPAAAAGVRRRGQPAVPS, from the coding sequence GTGGATGCCACGGCGCAGCCGACCCGCGAAGTCATTCTCGACACCGCCGAGCAGCTTTTCGCCGCCCGCGGCGTCGATAGCGTGACCATGCGCGATCTGGCGCACCACCTCGATTTGACCGCGCCTAGCCTTTACAACCACTTCGCCGGCAAGCAGGCGCTCTACGATGCCGTGCTCGAACGGGGCCTGCGTCCGCTCATCGATATCCTGGTCGATGCGTGGGCGCCCGGAGCACTCGAACCGGAACGTATGCGGGCGACGCTCGACCGCGTACTCAGCCACCTCGCTCAGCACCCCCACCTCGGCCGCCTCCTGCAACGTGCGCTGCTCGGAGAATCGGGCGGTTTGCACCCCCTGCTCGCCCGCCGGGTCGGTCCGGTTTATCGGGAGGGCCTCGCGGTCATCAATGCCAGTGCCGCCGATGCGGGCTGGAGCCCGGAGGATCTGCCCTACCTGGCCTTCGGCCTGTTCGGCCTGATGTTTTCCTATTTCGTCAACACCGCGGCGCTGCGCGAAATCGCCGCCACCGGTGACGACCCCCTCGCCCCGCAGGCCCTGGCGGGCCAGCGCCGGTTCCTCGAAAAGGCGGTCTACCGCCTGCTCGGCCCCCAGCCGGCCGCTGCCGCCGGTGTGCGCCGGCGCGGCCAACCCGCTGTCCCCTCTTGA
- a CDS encoding thioredoxin domain-containing protein: MIAIVCLLVMASVAVADTPVATVGGQPIGQAAVEAKVRPRLIEIDAQRYEALREGVDALIAENVLQQEAKARGVTVEVLERDEIVKKAGDPTDAEIKEVFEANREALGDMPLDQARPHIVEFVRQQKGQARRQAYIGELRTKYKAVVLLKPPVVQVGTAGRPARGGANAPVVIVGFSDYECPYCKSAEGTVEQVMKAYGDKVRYVHRDFPLAFHQHAFEAAEAAACANAQGKFWEYHAKLFAASDLSTEKLKTMAGEVGLDPKKFDECLASNQFKVAVEKDMADAAEVGVSGTPAFFINGRMLSGAQPFERFKEVIDEELAASSAAKPS, translated from the coding sequence ATGATAGCAATTGTTTGCCTGTTGGTGATGGCGTCGGTGGCGGTAGCGGATACGCCGGTGGCCACCGTCGGTGGGCAGCCGATCGGTCAGGCTGCCGTCGAGGCGAAGGTACGGCCACGGCTGATCGAAATCGACGCCCAGCGCTACGAGGCTCTGCGCGAGGGCGTCGATGCGCTGATTGCCGAGAACGTCCTGCAGCAGGAGGCCAAAGCCCGCGGCGTAACCGTCGAGGTGCTCGAGCGCGACGAAATCGTCAAGAAGGCCGGCGATCCCACCGATGCCGAAATCAAAGAGGTCTTCGAGGCGAACCGTGAAGCCCTTGGCGACATGCCGCTCGATCAGGCGCGACCGCACATCGTCGAGTTCGTGCGCCAGCAGAAGGGCCAGGCCCGACGCCAGGCGTACATTGGCGAACTGCGGACCAAGTACAAGGCCGTAGTGCTCCTGAAGCCCCCCGTCGTTCAGGTCGGCACAGCGGGCCGTCCCGCCCGCGGCGGAGCCAACGCCCCGGTCGTGATCGTCGGGTTTTCCGACTACGAATGCCCGTACTGCAAGAGCGCCGAAGGCACCGTCGAGCAGGTCATGAAAGCCTACGGCGACAAGGTGCGTTACGTGCACCGCGACTTCCCGCTGGCCTTCCACCAGCACGCCTTCGAGGCGGCCGAGGCCGCGGCGTGCGCCAACGCGCAAGGGAAGTTCTGGGAGTACCACGCCAAACTATTTGCGGCGTCGGACCTGTCGACCGAGAAACTGAAGACGATGGCCGGCGAGGTCGGTCTGGACCCCAAGAAGTTCGACGAGTGCCTGGCGTCGAACCAGTTCAAGGTGGCAGTGGAGAAAGACATGGCCGACGCTGCGGAGGTCGGCGTGTCGGGAACGCCGGCGTTCTTCATCAACGGCCGCATGCTCTCAGGGGCTCAACCCTTCGAGCGCTTCAAGGAAGTCATCGACGAGGAACTGGCCGCGTCGAGTGCTGCGAAGCCCTCTTGA
- a CDS encoding sigma-54 dependent transcriptional regulator, producing MEAHDGRVLIVDDEEGIRDILSRLVVREGYEPLLAADGEEALDLVRRQAPDALLVDIKMPGLDGMEVLRQAKQFDRDLPVVIITSCDLVKDAVAALHAGAHDYIVKPFDHADVVRSVHSAMSDRRLRRTIHQFSEGGSKLSELMGTSAAIERISAYVARVACSDFTVLLLGETGTGKELVARAIHEQSARSTGPFVPVDCGAIPEPLFESELFGHEKGAFTGADRSKPGRFEMAMGGTLFLDEIGNMPPALQAKLLRALQERTVTRVGSTRPVKVDVRLLAAANEDLEAAVARGAFRQDLFFRLNEFVIGIPPLRDRSSDIPFLTERFLQMTNRELHKNITGFTDVAIGRLMAYEWPGNVRQLRSVVRRAVLLADATIDEDHLALPRVKRTDGAPAPVDAAADGTDLSLKERVRRATADVERDALVSALRRTGGNKAKAARLLNIDYKTILNKLKEYDISSQGSTD from the coding sequence GTGGAAGCCCACGACGGACGGGTTCTGATTGTCGACGATGAGGAGGGTATCCGCGATATCCTCTCGCGCCTCGTCGTCCGCGAAGGTTACGAGCCGCTGCTTGCCGCCGACGGCGAGGAGGCTCTCGACCTCGTGCGCCGGCAAGCGCCCGACGCTTTGCTCGTCGACATCAAGATGCCCGGCCTCGACGGCATGGAGGTCCTGCGCCAGGCCAAGCAATTCGACCGCGATTTGCCGGTCGTCATCATCACCTCGTGCGATCTGGTGAAGGATGCCGTCGCCGCCCTGCACGCCGGGGCGCACGACTACATCGTCAAGCCTTTCGATCATGCCGACGTGGTGCGCTCCGTTCACAGCGCGATGTCGGACCGGCGCCTGCGGCGCACCATCCATCAGTTCTCCGAGGGCGGCTCGAAGCTCTCGGAACTGATGGGCACGAGCGCCGCCATCGAAAGGATCAGCGCCTACGTGGCCCGCGTGGCCTGCTCGGATTTCACCGTCTTGCTGCTCGGCGAGACGGGCACCGGCAAAGAGCTGGTCGCCCGGGCCATCCACGAACAGAGCGCCCGCTCCACCGGTCCTTTCGTACCGGTGGACTGCGGCGCCATCCCCGAGCCGCTCTTCGAGAGCGAACTCTTCGGACACGAGAAAGGCGCTTTCACGGGCGCCGACCGCAGCAAGCCCGGCCGCTTCGAGATGGCCATGGGCGGCACCCTGTTCCTCGACGAAATCGGCAACATGCCGCCCGCGCTGCAAGCCAAGTTATTGCGCGCGCTGCAGGAACGGACGGTCACCCGCGTCGGCAGTACAAGGCCCGTGAAAGTCGACGTCCGCCTGCTCGCAGCCGCCAACGAGGACCTCGAAGCGGCGGTGGCGCGCGGCGCGTTTCGCCAGGACCTGTTCTTCCGCCTGAACGAGTTCGTCATCGGAATCCCGCCGCTGCGCGACCGCAGCAGCGACATCCCGTTCCTGACCGAACGCTTCCTGCAGATGACGAACCGCGAGCTGCACAAGAACATTACCGGGTTCACCGACGTCGCCATCGGGCGCCTGATGGCCTACGAGTGGCCCGGAAACGTCCGCCAACTGCGCAGCGTCGTGAGGCGTGCGGTGCTGCTCGCCGACGCGACGATCGACGAGGATCATCTCGCGCTGCCACGGGTCAAGCGGACCGACGGGGCGCCGGCGCCGGTCGACGCGGCGGCTGACGGCACCGACCTGTCGCTGAAGGAGCGCGTGCGGCGCGCGACGGCGGACGTCGAGCGCGACGCTCTGGTCTCCGCCCTGCGGCGGACGGGCGGCAACAAGGCCAAGGCCGCCCGCCTACTCAACATCGACTACAAAACCATCCTCAACAAACTCAAGGAATACGACATCTCGAGTCAGGGCAGTACCGACTGA
- a CDS encoding aspartate aminotransferase family protein encodes MGALTSQGRPAEQVLAELDELARDDVDWRSGRILTGLYDPGRDAYDVSARAYARFLTQNALYMNMYPSAARMEQDVVRSVAELTRGDDGVVGNMTSGGTESIMLAVKTARDHARVHRPGARDPEIVLPVSAHPAFHKAAHYLGLRTIVTPLDPADGFRGDVDAFRRALGPNTILAVGSAPNFSHGTIDRIADMSAAAAERGILFHVDGCVGGLYLSVLRRLGEPVRDFDFSLPGVTSMSVDMHKYGYAPKNASVLLYRSRDLRRHAIFTCSGTTEYAVINPTILSSKSAGPIAASWAVMRYLGEAGYQRIVRETWDATQTLLKGIRDLDGIEVLAEPELCMFTLGSEAINVFDLDDEMRERGWLLLPQFACGGGPANLHISISSSNVPLADQLLADLKTAVAHLRERGPSIDRAHIAAEVAKLEGRPLEEVFPQVAVLAGLTGPDIPSRMGPLNTILDLLPAAVRDEMLTFYVNMR; translated from the coding sequence GTGGGAGCACTGACTTCGCAGGGACGGCCGGCAGAACAGGTACTGGCCGAGTTGGACGAGCTGGCGCGCGACGACGTCGACTGGCGGAGCGGTCGCATTCTGACCGGTCTGTACGATCCGGGCCGCGACGCCTACGACGTGAGCGCGCGGGCCTATGCGCGTTTCCTCACTCAGAACGCGCTGTACATGAACATGTACCCGAGCGCGGCGCGCATGGAGCAGGACGTCGTGCGTTCGGTCGCCGAGCTCACCCGCGGCGACGATGGAGTCGTCGGTAACATGACCAGCGGCGGCACCGAGAGCATCATGCTGGCGGTCAAGACCGCGCGCGATCATGCCCGCGTTCACCGCCCCGGCGCACGCGACCCCGAGATCGTCCTTCCGGTCTCCGCGCACCCGGCTTTTCACAAAGCTGCCCATTACCTCGGGTTGCGTACGATCGTGACGCCGCTGGACCCGGCCGACGGCTTCCGTGGCGATGTCGACGCGTTTCGCCGGGCCCTCGGTCCCAACACAATACTCGCCGTCGGCTCGGCGCCGAACTTCTCGCACGGCACGATCGACCGTATCGCCGACATGTCGGCGGCGGCGGCCGAGCGCGGCATTCTGTTCCACGTCGACGGCTGCGTCGGCGGTCTCTACCTTTCCGTGCTGCGCCGTCTCGGCGAGCCGGTGCGCGACTTCGACTTCTCGCTCCCCGGGGTAACGAGCATGTCGGTCGACATGCACAAGTACGGCTACGCCCCGAAGAACGCCTCGGTGCTGCTGTACCGCAGCCGCGACCTGCGACGGCACGCGATCTTCACGTGCAGCGGCACCACCGAGTACGCGGTGATCAATCCGACGATCCTGAGCAGCAAGTCGGCGGGCCCGATCGCCGCCTCGTGGGCGGTGATGCGTTACCTGGGCGAAGCCGGCTACCAGCGCATCGTGCGCGAGACCTGGGACGCCACGCAGACCCTGCTGAAGGGGATCCGCGACCTCGACGGCATCGAGGTGCTGGCCGAACCGGAGTTGTGCATGTTCACGCTTGGCTCGGAAGCGATCAACGTGTTCGACCTCGACGACGAAATGCGCGAGCGCGGCTGGCTGCTGCTGCCGCAGTTCGCCTGCGGCGGCGGTCCGGCCAACCTGCACATCAGCATTTCCAGCTCCAACGTGCCGCTGGCGGATCAACTGCTCGCCGACCTGAAGACGGCGGTGGCGCACCTGCGCGAGCGGGGACCCTCCATCGATCGCGCGCATATCGCCGCCGAAGTCGCCAAGCTCGAAGGGCGCCCGCTCGAAGAGGTGTTCCCGCAGGTCGCCGTGCTGGCCGGGCTTACCGGCCCGGACATTCCGAGCCGCATGGGTCCGCTGAACACGATCCTCGACCTGCTCCCGGCCGCCGTGCGCGACGAGATGCTGACCTTTTACGTCAACATGCGGTGA
- a CDS encoding CoA transferase, which yields MKVSMQSPPAGPCAGIRVVDLSTVVSGPMCTMNLADLGADVVKVEPPRGDTTRMMGPPFRNGLSAMFAHFNRNKRSVVVDLKSADGVGIVRRLTATADVLVENFRPGVVARLGLDYDSLAADNPGLVYVSINGFGSEGPYADLPAYDTVVQGLTGMMPVQGGSGPPVLIQSIIADKSTALTATYGVLAALLARERHSNRGCRLEVPMLDAYAAFMLPESMTPHTFLPVDETLGAFDFGRAHRTWECADGHVVIMAVEDRQFQSLCNILGREDLRDDPRFASIVSRMAFAADLFPALFAEVRKWPVATLLERAREKGVPIAPANTVEDFLADPQVAANRTVFEADDPRGGRLRYLRNPLRMPGEAPALYRTPPRLGEHTDEILAEAGYGREEIAAWRGRGVVG from the coding sequence ATGAAAGTCAGCATGCAGTCCCCGCCGGCAGGCCCGTGCGCCGGCATTCGCGTGGTCGACCTGTCCACGGTCGTCTCGGGGCCCATGTGCACCATGAACCTCGCCGACCTCGGCGCCGACGTGGTCAAGGTCGAGCCGCCCCGCGGCGACACCACCCGCATGATGGGCCCGCCGTTTCGCAACGGGCTAAGCGCCATGTTCGCCCATTTCAACCGCAACAAGCGCAGTGTCGTCGTCGACCTGAAGAGCGCCGACGGCGTCGGCATCGTCCGGCGCCTGACCGCCACCGCCGATGTCCTGGTCGAGAACTTTCGCCCCGGCGTGGTCGCACGCCTCGGACTCGACTACGACTCCCTCGCCGCCGACAACCCGGGGCTCGTCTACGTATCCATCAACGGCTTCGGCTCGGAGGGGCCGTACGCCGACCTGCCCGCGTACGATACCGTCGTCCAGGGCCTCACCGGCATGATGCCCGTCCAGGGCGGTTCCGGCCCGCCCGTCCTTATCCAGAGCATCATCGCCGACAAGTCCACCGCCCTCACCGCCACCTACGGTGTGCTGGCGGCCTTGCTCGCTCGCGAACGCCACAGCAACCGCGGCTGCAGGCTCGAAGTGCCGATGCTCGATGCCTACGCCGCGTTCATGCTGCCCGAGTCCATGACCCCGCACACTTTTCTGCCCGTGGATGAAACCCTGGGCGCGTTCGACTTCGGCCGGGCCCATCGCACCTGGGAGTGCGCCGACGGGCACGTGGTCATCATGGCGGTGGAGGATCGGCAGTTTCAGAGTCTCTGCAACATCCTCGGCCGGGAAGACCTGCGCGACGATCCGCGCTTCGCCTCGATCGTGTCGCGCATGGCCTTCGCCGCCGACTTGTTCCCGGCCCTGTTCGCGGAAGTCCGGAAATGGCCGGTTGCAACGCTGCTCGAACGCGCCCGCGAAAAAGGCGTACCGATCGCGCCGGCCAACACGGTCGAGGACTTCCTCGCCGACCCGCAAGTCGCCGCCAACCGCACCGTGTTCGAAGCCGACGATCCCCGGGGCGGCCGCCTGCGCTATCTGCGCAACCCGCTGCGCATGCCGGGCGAGGCCCCGGCGCTGTACCGCACGCCGCCGCGGCTCGGCGAACACACGGACGAGATCCTTGCGGAAGCGGGATACGGGCGGGAAGAGATCGCCGCGTGGCGTGGCCGCGGGGTGGTCGGGTGA